One window of Aliarcobacter lanthieri genomic DNA carries:
- a CDS encoding MoaD/ThiS family protein — translation MAKVYIPTALRLFTNGEFEIALEGENIKDIVGNLVNTHQDLKNHLFSTDGKLRSFVNIYLNEEDIRGLDNLDTKVYDDDKIILVPSIAGGL, via the coding sequence ATGGCAAAAGTTTATATACCAACAGCTTTAAGACTATTTACAAACGGAGAGTTTGAAATAGCTTTAGAAGGTGAAAATATAAAAGATATTGTAGGAAATTTAGTAAATACACATCAAGATTTAAAAAATCATCTATTTTCTACAGATGGAAAATTGAGAAGTTTTGTAAATATATATCTAAATGAAGAAGATATTAGAGGTTTAGATAACTTAGATACAAAAGTTTATGATGATGACAAGATTATTTTAGTTCCATCTATTGCAGGTGGATTATAA
- a CDS encoding Mov34/MPN/PAD-1 family protein, with protein MIEISKNLMEKINEHAQNDYPYECCGILLGKFNEGKKTVSEVIEISNEREDENKHNRYLIPSKKVLETELYAIKNGLDIVGFYHSHPNHSATPSQFDIDHALPVYTYLIVSVYDKKAVDYTVSVLSNDRLNFEKEEIKGV; from the coding sequence ATGATAGAAATTAGTAAAAATCTTATGGAAAAAATAAATGAACATGCCCAAAATGATTATCCATACGAGTGTTGTGGAATACTTTTAGGTAAGTTTAATGAGGGTAAGAAAACTGTTAGTGAAGTGATAGAAATATCAAATGAAAGAGAAGATGAGAATAAGCATAATAGGTATTTAATACCATCAAAAAAGGTATTAGAAACAGAACTTTATGCTATAAAAAATGGTTTGGATATAGTTGGATTTTACCACTCACATCCAAATCATAGTGCAACACCATCTCAATTTGATATAGACCATGCACTTCCTGTTTATACATATTTGATAGTTTCTGTTTATGATAAAAAAGCGGTTGATTATACCGTTTCAGTACTTTCAAATGATAGATTAAATTTTGAAAAAGAAGAGATAAAAGGAGTTTAA
- a CDS encoding PLP-dependent cysteine synthase family protein: MANNTILDLVGNTPLIKLNSLTKDLDGISIYAKAEYLNPSGSVKDRAAKGIILEAINSGKLTQEKIILDSTSGNTGIAYAMLGAHLGYKVSVTLPKNANFERKRILKAFGATIIETDPLLSSDGALIKAKELAKEYPELYYYTNQYNNEENWKAHYNSTALEIWKQSENKVTHFVAGMGTSGTFVGTSRRLKELNKEIKTIAMQPSSPFHGLEGMKHMATTIVPEIYDSSLIDETIEIDTEDARKMTLELIRKEGLFVGISSGANVYASLELAKTLPKGSVIVTILCDSGFKYLSDSLWEEDL; this comes from the coding sequence GTGGCAAATAATACTATTTTAGATCTAGTTGGAAATACGCCACTAATAAAACTAAATTCTTTAACAAAAGATTTAGATGGCATAAGCATTTATGCAAAAGCTGAATATTTAAACCCTAGTGGCTCTGTAAAAGATAGAGCTGCAAAGGGGATTATTTTAGAAGCAATAAATAGTGGAAAACTCACACAAGAAAAAATTATACTAGATAGTACGAGTGGAAATACAGGAATTGCTTATGCAATGCTTGGTGCACATTTGGGTTATAAAGTTAGTGTAACTTTACCTAAAAATGCAAATTTTGAGAGAAAAAGAATTTTAAAAGCTTTTGGTGCAACTATAATTGAAACAGATCCTCTTTTAAGTTCAGATGGAGCTTTAATCAAAGCAAAAGAGTTGGCAAAAGAGTATCCAGAACTTTATTACTATACAAATCAGTATAACAATGAAGAGAACTGGAAAGCTCATTATAATTCAACTGCTTTAGAAATTTGGAAACAAAGTGAAAATAAGGTTACACATTTCGTAGCAGGAATGGGAACTTCTGGAACTTTTGTAGGAACATCAAGAAGATTAAAAGAGTTAAATAAAGAGATTAAAACTATTGCTATGCAACCATCTTCACCATTTCATGGACTTGAAGGTATGAAACATATGGCAACAACAATAGTTCCTGAAATTTATGATAGTTCATTGATTGATGAAACTATTGAAATTGATACAGAGGATGCTAGAAAAATGACATTAGAACTAATTAGAAAAGAGGGACTTTTTGTAGGAATTTCTTCAGGTGCTAATGTATATGCTAGTTTAGAATTAGCAAAAACACTACCAAAAGGAAGTGTTATAGTAACCATTTTATGTGATAGTGGTTTTAAATATTTAAGTGATAGCTTATGGGAAGAAGATTTATGA
- a CDS encoding sulfate ABC transporter substrate-binding protein — MRRIKENLRNIALATLLISTTSFADDYNYEAEKAKKSLEILNVSYDPTREFYEEYNKNFVNYWKETTGQTVKIKQSHGGSGKQARGVIDGLKADVVTLALAYDIDAISEKAKLFPKDWQKKLEFNSSPYTSTIVFLVRKGNPKGIKDWDDLVKDGVEVITPNPKTSGGARWNYLAAYAYGLKQELGNLEKIDFNSDKYKKAEEKAKEYVSKLLKHVPVLDSGARGATNTFVQRKIGDVLLAWENEAFLAINELGKDEFEIVVPSVSILAEPPVTVVEQNAKQLGTLNVSTQYLKYLYSKEGQTLAAKHYYRPSIPELVDAKYLETFPKLELFKIDDVFGSWAIAQKTHFDDGGTFDLIYSK; from the coding sequence ATGAGAAGAATAAAAGAAAATTTAAGAAATATAGCTTTAGCAACATTGCTAATTTCAACAACAAGTTTTGCAGATGATTATAATTATGAAGCAGAGAAGGCAAAAAAATCTTTAGAGATTTTAAATGTATCGTATGATCCAACAAGAGAGTTTTATGAAGAGTACAATAAGAATTTTGTAAATTATTGGAAAGAAACAACAGGACAAACTGTAAAAATAAAACAATCACATGGTGGAAGTGGTAAACAAGCAAGAGGTGTAATTGATGGATTAAAAGCAGATGTTGTAACTTTAGCATTAGCTTATGATATAGATGCAATTAGTGAAAAAGCAAAATTATTTCCAAAAGATTGGCAAAAAAAACTAGAGTTTAACTCATCTCCTTATACTTCAACTATTGTATTTTTAGTTAGAAAAGGTAATCCAAAAGGTATTAAAGATTGGGATGATTTAGTAAAAGATGGTGTTGAAGTGATAACTCCAAATCCAAAAACATCAGGTGGAGCTAGATGGAACTATCTTGCAGCTTATGCTTATGGTCTAAAACAAGAGTTAGGGAATTTAGAAAAAATAGATTTTAATTCAGATAAATATAAAAAAGCAGAAGAAAAAGCAAAAGAGTATGTTTCAAAACTTTTAAAACATGTTCCTGTTCTTGACTCAGGTGCTAGAGGAGCAACTAATACATTTGTACAAAGAAAGATAGGAGATGTTTTACTTGCATGGGAAAATGAAGCATTTTTAGCAATAAATGAACTTGGAAAAGATGAATTTGAAATAGTTGTACCTTCGGTTTCAATTTTAGCTGAACCACCTGTAACTGTAGTTGAACAAAATGCTAAACAACTAGGAACATTAAATGTTTCAACACAATATTTAAAATATTTATATTCAAAAGAAGGTCAAACATTAGCAGCTAAACATTACTATAGACCAAGTATTCCAGAGCTAGTTGATGCAAAATATTTAGAAACTTTTCCAAAATTAGAGTTATTTAAAATTGATGATGTTTTTGGAAGTTGGGCAATTGCACAAAAAACACATTTTGATGATGGTGGAACATTTGATTTAATTTATAGTAAATAA
- a CDS encoding threonine synthase — protein MYVSHLECPKCNKEFNHKELNQLCTSCKSPLLVIYDLKAVKENFKKESLASRNFNLWRYKELLPIEDEKNIISLGEVITPLIKLEKLEKKLGLKNLYLKDEGFNPGGSFKSRGAAVGISKAKELNVKSFAMPTNGNAGAAWSIYAARADIKAYIVMPINAPTITRNECIVSGANLFLVDGLISDAGKIVAKSIDKYKFMDASTLKEPYRIEGKKTMAFEIAEQFDWELPDIILYPTGGGVGLIGIFKALKELQEIGFVKGKLPRLVAVQASNCAPIVKAYERKQQESIFWKNSNTVAFGINVPKAIGDFLVLEAIYKTGGCAIAIKDEDILKYQELIAKEEGLFICPEGASTLAAIEELYKKGWIKEDEKVVLLNTGSGLKYPNTIISNPTILNPNDEISIETFF, from the coding sequence ATGTATGTTAGTCACTTAGAATGCCCAAAATGTAATAAAGAATTTAATCATAAAGAGTTAAATCAATTATGCACTTCTTGCAAATCTCCACTTTTAGTGATATATGATTTAAAAGCAGTAAAAGAGAATTTTAAAAAAGAGAGTTTAGCTTCAAGAAATTTTAATTTATGGAGATATAAAGAACTTTTACCAATAGAAGATGAAAAAAATATTATCTCTTTAGGTGAAGTTATAACACCTTTGATAAAATTAGAAAAATTAGAAAAAAAATTAGGTTTAAAAAACTTATATTTAAAAGATGAAGGTTTTAACCCTGGTGGGAGCTTCAAATCAAGAGGTGCAGCAGTTGGGATTTCAAAAGCAAAAGAGCTAAATGTAAAGTCTTTTGCTATGCCTACAAATGGAAATGCTGGTGCAGCTTGGTCTATTTATGCAGCACGTGCAGATATAAAAGCTTATATTGTAATGCCAATAAATGCACCAACTATAACAAGAAATGAATGTATTGTTTCTGGAGCAAATCTATTTTTAGTTGATGGCTTGATTAGTGATGCAGGAAAAATTGTAGCAAAATCAATAGATAAATATAAGTTTATGGATGCTTCAACTCTAAAAGAACCTTATAGAATTGAAGGTAAAAAAACTATGGCTTTTGAAATAGCTGAACAATTTGATTGGGAATTACCTGATATTATTTTATATCCAACTGGTGGTGGAGTAGGATTAATAGGAATTTTTAAAGCATTAAAAGAGTTACAAGAAATAGGTTTTGTAAAAGGGAAACTACCAAGGTTAGTAGCTGTTCAAGCTTCAAATTGTGCACCAATTGTAAAAGCTTATGAGAGAAAGCAACAAGAGTCTATTTTTTGGAAAAATTCAAATACAGTAGCATTTGGAATTAATGTACCAAAAGCAATAGGAGATTTTTTAGTACTTGAAGCTATTTATAAAACAGGTGGTTGCGCAATTGCTATTAAAGATGAAGATATTTTAAAATATCAAGAATTAATAGCGAAAGAAGAGGGATTATTTATTTGTCCAGAAGGTGCATCAACTCTAGCTGCAATAGAAGAATTATACAAAAAAGGTTGGATAAAAGAAGATGAAAAAGTAGTATTATTAAATACTGGAAGTGGATTAAAATATCCAAATACAATAATATCAAATCCAACAATATTAAATCCAAATGATGAGATAAGTATTGAAACTTTTTTTTAG
- a CDS encoding ABC transporter permease produces the protein MKISKKSKSIIIKSFLFASLILLWEIYAIRLDNPLMFPTFSETIKGFFEVIQNGELVSRILSSLKVQVMGYVIGGFLALILTIFAISTRFGAYLLELLTAVFNPLPPIALLPLALLWFGLGYGSIVFVIVHAVLWPIAINIYSGFQGVSNTLKMVSKNYELSTFEYIFKIAIPAAFPSILTGLRVGWAFSWRTLIASELVFGVSSGNGGIGWFIYEKKNQLDINLVFAGLLTIILIGIITDVIFEYIEKRTIVKWGMKTK, from the coding sequence ATGAAAATAAGTAAAAAAAGTAAATCAATAATTATTAAAAGTTTTCTTTTCGCAAGTTTAATACTACTTTGGGAAATTTATGCAATAAGACTTGATAATCCTTTAATGTTTCCAACATTTAGTGAAACAATAAAAGGTTTTTTTGAAGTTATTCAAAATGGTGAGTTGGTAAGTAGAATTTTATCATCATTAAAAGTTCAAGTTATGGGGTATGTTATAGGTGGTTTTTTAGCGCTTATTTTAACTATATTTGCAATATCAACTAGATTTGGAGCATATTTATTAGAGTTATTAACTGCAGTTTTTAATCCTTTACCTCCTATTGCTTTATTACCTTTAGCCTTATTATGGTTTGGACTTGGTTATGGAAGTATAGTTTTTGTAATTGTTCATGCTGTTCTTTGGCCAATTGCAATAAATATATATAGTGGATTCCAAGGTGTTAGTAATACTTTAAAAATGGTATCAAAAAACTATGAGTTATCAACTTTTGAATATATCTTTAAAATTGCAATTCCAGCAGCTTTTCCAAGTATATTAACAGGGCTTAGAGTTGGTTGGGCATTTTCTTGGCGTACACTTATTGCTTCAGAGTTAGTTTTTGGTGTAAGTTCAGGAAATGGTGGAATTGGTTGGTTTATTTATGAGAAAAAAAATCAACTAGATATAAATTTAGTTTTTGCAGGTTTATTAACAATTATTCTAATAGGAATTATTACAGATGTAATTTTTGAATATATTGAAAAAAGAACTATAGTTAAATGGGGAATGAAAACAAAATAA
- a CDS encoding ABC transporter ATP-binding protein, with product MTQLNKEDTFLSLKDVSISYEIDEKKSYKAIENVDFEIKQFERLVLLGPSGCGKSSLLKAIGGFIKPSYGSIKLGQKIISKPGLDRAFVFQEFDQLLAWKTVLENVLFALSATKKIDKKDATIKAKEFLKKVNLSSFENNYPHQLSGGMKMRVAIARCLALGSEVILMDEPFASLDAITRKKMQDDLLELWEDTNFTMLFVTHSIDEAIKLGSKIIIFGTNPSQILKQIDVNAFTSKDEISSIMHKNQTEYFI from the coding sequence TTGACGCAGTTAAATAAAGAAGACACCTTTTTATCACTAAAAGACGTATCAATCTCTTATGAGATTGATGAGAAAAAGAGTTATAAGGCTATTGAAAATGTTGATTTTGAGATAAAACAGTTTGAAAGATTAGTTCTTTTAGGACCATCTGGTTGTGGAAAGTCTTCTTTATTAAAAGCAATTGGTGGATTTATAAAACCAAGTTATGGAAGTATAAAGTTAGGACAAAAAATTATTTCAAAACCAGGATTAGATAGAGCTTTTGTATTTCAAGAGTTTGATCAGCTTTTGGCTTGGAAAACAGTATTAGAAAATGTTTTATTCGCTTTAAGTGCTACAAAAAAGATAGATAAAAAAGATGCAACTATAAAAGCAAAAGAGTTTTTAAAAAAAGTAAATTTAAGTTCATTTGAAAATAACTATCCTCATCAGCTTTCTGGTGGAATGAAGATGAGAGTTGCTATTGCTAGATGTTTAGCTTTAGGTTCTGAAGTTATTTTGATGGATGAACCTTTTGCTTCTTTAGATGCAATTACTAGAAAAAAAATGCAAGATGATTTACTTGAACTTTGGGAAGATACAAATTTTACAATGCTTTTTGTAACACATTCTATTGATGAAGCTATAAAACTTGGCTCTAAAATTATCATTTTTGGTACAAATCCTAGTCAAATACTAAAACAAATAGATGTAAATGCGTTTACATCAAAAGATGAAATCTCAAGCATAATGCATAAAAATCAAACAGAGTATTTTATTTAA
- a CDS encoding ABC transporter substrate-binding protein: MKRISKLTSILLLLASSAFAEVKEVVISKQYGISYLPLIILEEQKLIEKHAKKQGLGDVKVNWATFGGGSVANDALLSGNAHLVAGGNGPFLRLWDKTNGKVKALSAINESPIVFVSNNPDVKTVKDLTSKDKIAVPSVKVSVQSLVLQMAVAKEFGIKEYDKFDNLTVSLKHPDAYLAVTTGSTEVNGHIGLEPFSTLELENSNVHQVFNSFDVLGGAHTTNLIWTSEDFYKNNPKLSKIIVEALNEANKFIKENEDEVIKLYLSTTKSNESPEIIAKVLKNTTVYDTKPKANITQFSDFLYDIGAIKQKPKDWKELFFDAVK, encoded by the coding sequence ATGAAAAGAATTAGTAAATTAACATCAATTTTGTTACTTTTGGCTTCAAGTGCATTCGCAGAAGTAAAAGAGGTTGTTATAAGTAAACAATATGGAATATCATATTTACCTTTAATAATTTTAGAAGAACAAAAATTAATTGAAAAACATGCAAAAAAACAAGGTTTAGGTGATGTAAAAGTTAATTGGGCTACTTTTGGAGGAGGATCAGTTGCAAATGATGCTTTATTATCAGGAAATGCTCATTTAGTTGCTGGAGGAAATGGTCCATTTTTAAGACTTTGGGATAAAACAAATGGTAAAGTTAAAGCTCTTTCAGCAATAAATGAATCACCAATAGTATTTGTATCAAATAATCCTGATGTAAAAACTGTAAAAGATTTAACATCAAAAGATAAAATAGCAGTTCCTTCAGTTAAAGTATCTGTACAATCGTTAGTATTACAAATGGCAGTTGCAAAAGAGTTTGGTATAAAAGAGTATGATAAATTTGATAATTTAACAGTTTCATTAAAACATCCAGATGCTTATTTAGCTGTAACTACTGGAAGTACAGAAGTAAATGGGCATATTGGATTAGAGCCTTTTAGTACATTAGAGTTAGAAAATTCAAATGTACACCAAGTTTTTAATTCATTTGATGTTTTAGGTGGAGCTCATACTACAAACTTAATTTGGACAAGTGAAGATTTCTATAAAAACAATCCAAAATTATCAAAAATAATAGTTGAAGCATTAAATGAAGCAAATAAATTTATTAAAGAAAATGAAGATGAGGTTATCAAATTATATTTATCAACAACTAAGTCAAATGAGTCACCAGAGATAATCGCTAAAGTATTAAAAAATACAACAGTTTATGATACAAAACCAAAGGCAAATATTACTCAATTCTCAGATTTTCTTTATGATATAGGTGCAATTAAACAAAAACCAAAAGATTGGAAGGAGTTGTTTTTTGACGCAGTTAAATAA
- the ssuD gene encoding FMNH2-dependent alkanesulfonate monooxygenase, with protein sequence MALNIFWFIPTFGDNRYLGSKDQSRVSDFDYVKQVAVAADTLGYDGVLIPTGRSCEDPFVVASSLISVTQNLKFLVALRPGLLQPALAARIASTLDRFSNGRVAFNLVAGGDKDELEGDGLFQDSDERYETASEFVDLWKEILKASYEKGFVNFNGKHYKTKNSKLLYPPVQRPHPPLFFGGSSQKAHELAAQKVDLYITWGETLKAVKAKIEDVRDKASKYGRSIKFGIRLHVIVRDTEEEAWNDAEKLISKLDDEQINASQNALQKLDSEGQRLMTALTNGGKARTREELEISPNLWAGIGLVRGGCATALVGSAEIVAQRIQEYVDLGIDTFVFSGYPHLEESFRFSELVFPLLPNKTKEKLSGLVQSGPFGGITSEDTHKIKEK encoded by the coding sequence ATGGCACTAAATATATTTTGGTTTATACCAACATTTGGAGATAACAGATACTTAGGTTCAAAAGACCAATCAAGAGTATCTGACTTTGATTATGTAAAACAAGTTGCAGTTGCAGCTGATACTTTGGGATATGATGGAGTTTTAATTCCTACAGGAAGGTCTTGTGAAGACCCTTTTGTAGTAGCTTCAAGTTTGATAAGTGTTACACAAAATTTAAAGTTTTTAGTAGCACTTAGACCAGGACTTTTACAACCAGCTTTAGCTGCAAGAATAGCTTCGACATTAGATAGATTTTCAAATGGAAGAGTTGCTTTCAATCTTGTTGCTGGTGGTGATAAAGATGAACTTGAAGGTGATGGATTATTTCAAGATTCAGATGAGAGATACGAAACAGCATCTGAATTTGTAGATTTATGGAAAGAGATTTTAAAAGCAAGTTATGAAAAAGGATTTGTGAATTTTAATGGGAAACATTATAAAACAAAAAATTCAAAACTTTTATATCCACCAGTTCAAAGACCACATCCTCCACTATTTTTTGGTGGAAGTTCACAAAAAGCTCATGAGTTAGCTGCTCAAAAAGTTGATTTATATATAACTTGGGGTGAAACTCTAAAAGCAGTTAAAGCAAAAATTGAAGATGTAAGAGATAAAGCTTCAAAGTATGGAAGAAGTATAAAATTTGGAATTAGACTTCATGTAATAGTAAGAGATACAGAAGAAGAAGCTTGGAATGATGCTGAAAAACTAATAAGTAAACTTGATGATGAACAAATCAATGCTTCCCAAAATGCTTTACAAAAACTAGATTCTGAAGGGCAAAGATTGATGACAGCTTTAACTAATGGTGGAAAAGCAAGAACAAGAGAAGAACTTGAAATTAGCCCAAATTTATGGGCTGGAATTGGTCTAGTTCGTGGTGGTTGTGCAACTGCACTTGTTGGAAGTGCTGAAATTGTAGCTCAAAGAATACAAGAATATGTAGATTTAGGAATAGATACTTTTGTATTTTCTGGTTATCCCCATCTTGAAGAGTCTTTTAGATTTTCTGAACTTGTATTTCCACTATTACCAAATAAAACAAAAGAAAAATTATCTGGACTTGTACAATCTGGACCATTTGGTGGTATAACAAGTGAAGATACACATAAAATAAAAGAAAAATAG
- a CDS encoding sulfonate ABC transporter substrate-binding protein, with translation MKNLVKKVLVLLVIIPILGFSLDKKEDILRIGFQKYGTLILLKASGNLEKRLEPLGVKVTWNEFVAGPQLLEGLNVGSIDFGTVGETPPIFAQAANAKIKYIGYEPPAPKGEAIIVPKNSAINTVADLKGKKVVLNKGSNVHYLLVRALENAGLKYSDIETVFLAPADARAAFEKGSVDAWVIWDPFYAAAQTTLDAKLVQDGTNTVNNHQFYLAEESYAARRPDVVAIIFDELKKVNDWAISKPSEVAAALSPLTGLDLLTLEKAIVRASYGINYLNDEVIKEQQKIADTFYDLKLIPKKLDIKSVVWIPETKKGN, from the coding sequence ATGAAAAATTTAGTTAAAAAAGTTTTAGTGTTATTGGTAATTATCCCTATTTTAGGGTTTAGTTTAGATAAAAAAGAAGATATTTTAAGAATTGGTTTTCAAAAATATGGAACTTTGATTTTATTAAAAGCAAGTGGCAATTTAGAAAAAAGATTAGAACCACTTGGTGTAAAAGTAACTTGGAATGAGTTTGTAGCAGGTCCTCAATTACTTGAGGGATTAAATGTTGGAAGTATTGATTTTGGAACAGTTGGAGAAACACCACCTATTTTTGCACAAGCAGCAAATGCTAAAATTAAATATATAGGATATGAACCTCCTGCTCCAAAAGGTGAAGCTATTATTGTGCCAAAAAATTCAGCTATCAATACAGTTGCAGATTTAAAGGGTAAAAAAGTTGTTTTAAATAAAGGCTCAAATGTACATTATTTATTAGTTAGAGCCTTAGAAAATGCAGGATTAAAATATAGTGATATAGAAACAGTATTTTTAGCTCCTGCAGATGCAAGAGCAGCTTTTGAAAAAGGAAGTGTTGACGCTTGGGTAATTTGGGATCCATTTTATGCAGCAGCTCAAACAACTTTAGATGCAAAACTTGTACAAGATGGAACAAATACAGTAAATAATCATCAATTTTATCTAGCAGAAGAAAGTTATGCAGCAAGAAGACCAGATGTTGTTGCAATTATTTTTGATGAATTAAAAAAAGTAAATGATTGGGCTATTTCAAAACCAAGTGAAGTAGCAGCTGCTTTATCTCCACTTACTGGATTAGATTTACTTACTTTAGAAAAAGCAATAGTAAGAGCTAGTTATGGAATAAATTACTTAAATGATGAGGTTATAAAAGAGCAACAAAAAATTGCAGATACATTTTATGATTTAAAATTAATCCCAAAAAAACTAGATATAAAAAGTGTTGTTTGGATTCCTGAAACTAAAAAAGGAAACTAA
- a CDS encoding amidohydrolase family protein, translating into MSYSGEIIDFRSRPALLGEFYGSTPNTKGYETAKWLNRRVGSKDDEHFVKSFTLDGYIKEIRDSGISKAVVIGRDTPDLSISNDVIKDITAPYKELIGIASVDPQTKGIAQTFEEIYRATNILGLKGINVEPTFGKPAVYFDDKDFLPVYDLCQSLNIPLFIMSGPTTPNLEHTNPAAIGRVAREFPNLKIVVCHGCYPYVNEMIGVAFRYENVFVVPDMYLFQAGSKLFVEAANGFFKDQLLFGTSYPFRPMKQTIEDFLELGFKDEILDNLFHKNAKRVLSF; encoded by the coding sequence ATGAGTTATAGTGGAGAAATTATAGATTTTAGGAGTAGACCTGCACTTTTAGGTGAATTTTATGGTTCAACACCAAATACAAAAGGTTATGAAACTGCCAAGTGGTTAAATAGAAGAGTTGGTTCAAAAGATGATGAGCATTTTGTAAAATCTTTTACTTTAGATGGTTATATAAAAGAGATTAGAGATAGTGGAATATCAAAAGCAGTAGTAATTGGAAGAGATACTCCTGATTTATCTATATCAAATGATGTTATAAAAGATATAACGGCTCCATACAAAGAACTTATTGGAATTGCATCTGTTGATCCACAAACAAAAGGTATAGCACAAACTTTTGAAGAGATTTATAGAGCAACAAATATATTAGGCTTAAAAGGTATAAATGTTGAACCCACATTTGGTAAACCAGCAGTTTATTTTGATGATAAAGATTTTTTACCAGTATATGATTTGTGTCAAAGTTTGAATATACCTTTATTTATTATGTCAGGACCAACTACTCCAAATCTCGAACATACAAATCCAGCAGCAATTGGAAGAGTTGCAAGAGAGTTTCCAAATTTGAAAATAGTTGTTTGTCATGGTTGTTACCCTTATGTAAATGAGATGATAGGTGTTGCATTTAGATATGAGAATGTTTTTGTAGTACCTGACATGTATTTATTTCAAGCAGGGAGTAAACTTTTTGTAGAAGCAGCAAATGGGTTCTTTAAAGACCAATTATTATTTGGTACTTCATATCCATTTAGACCTATGAAGCAAACAATAGAGGATTTTTTAGAATTAGGTTTTAAAGATGAAATTTTGGATAATTTATTTCATAAAAATGCCAAAAGAGTTTTAAGTTTTTAA